Proteins co-encoded in one Plectropomus leopardus isolate mb chromosome 14, YSFRI_Pleo_2.0, whole genome shotgun sequence genomic window:
- the exoc5 gene encoding exocyst complex component 5, producing the protein MATTAQLFEEPFDADEYIERLAWRTPGGGSKGGAEAFDPKRLLEEFENHIEELKQLDEKIQRRVEKLEHQCHREAKEFAHKVQDLQRSNQVAFQHFQELDEHISYVATKVCHLGDQLEGVNTPRQRAVEAQRLMTYFNEFLDGDLRSDVFNNPDKIKEAADIIQKLHLIAQELPFDRFADVKAKIASKYHDLERQLIQEFTAAQRRGEIGRMREVAAVLLHFKGYAHCVDVYIKQCQEGAYLKNDVFEDTAVLCQRVNKQVGEVFSSPETVMAKLIQNIFENKLQAHVREKLDETRHSDVEQYLKNLYDLYTRTTTLATKLSEFNLGSDKHTFLSKLIKSIFSSYLESYIDMEREYLRTRGAMILQRYYDSKNHQKRPIGTGSIQELKERIRQRTNLPLGPMIETHGETFLSPELVVNLLQETRHAFERCHRLSDPSDLPKNAFSIFLLLVDHLCVEHIDYALEIGLSAIPSSDAKNANLYFLDVVQQANSIFHLFDKQFNDQLMPLISSSPKLAECLHKKKEVIEQMEVKLDTGIDRTINCMVGQMKHILATEQKKTDFRPEDENNVMIQYTTACSKVCSYVSRQVEHVRKSMDGKNVDTVLTELGVRFHRLIHEHLQQYSYSSMGGMLAICDVAEYRRCANDFKVPLVLQLFDTLHALCNLLVVAPDNLKQVCSGEQLTNLDRNLLHAFVQLRVDYRSARLGRHFS; encoded by the exons ATGGCGACAACCGCTCAGCTGTTCGAg GAGCCCTTTGATGCAGATGAGTACATCGAGAGGTTGGCATGGAGGACACCTGGAGGAGGCTCCAAAGGAGGAGCTGAGGCATTTGACCCGAAAAG GCTGTTGGAGGAATTTGAGAACCACATAGAAGAGCTGAAGCAGTTGGACGAGAAGATCCAGCGGCGGGTGGAGAAGCTTGAGCATCAGTGTCATCGCGAGGCCAAGGAATTTGCCCACAAAGTGCAAGACTTGCAGCGAAGCAACCAG GTGGCCTTTCAGCATTTCCAGGAGCTCGATGAGCATATCAGCTATGTGGCGACCAAGGTTTGTCACCTCGGGGATCAGCTGGAGGGGGTGAACACGCCTCGCCAGAGGGCCGTGGAAGCCCAGCGTCTGATGACCTACTTCAATGAGTTCTTGGATGGCGACCTACGCAGCGACGTCTTCAATAACCCAGACAAG atTAAGGAAGCTGCTGATATAATTCAGAAGCTGCATCTCATTGCCCAGGAGCTGCCATTCGACAG ATTTGCAGATGTCAAAGCAAAGATCGCTA GTAAGTACCATGACTTGGAGCGGCAGTTAATCCAGGAGTTCACAGCTGCCCAGCGCAGGGGTGAGATTGGACGTATGAGGGAGGTGGCAGCGGTTCTATTACATTTCAAG gGCTATGCACACTGCGTGGATGTCTACATCAAGCAGTGTCAGGAA GGGGCTTACCTGAAGAACGATGTGTTTGAGGATACTGCAGTCCTCTGCCAGAGAGTCAACAAGCAGGTGGGCGAGGTTTTCAGCAGCCCAGAGACCGTTATGGCCAAACTCATCCAGAACAtctttgaaaacaaattacag GCCCATGTTAGGGAAAAACTGGATGAGACCCGACACTCTGATGTGGAACAGTACCTCAAGAACCTCTATGACCTTTATACTAG GACCACAACATTGGCCACCAAGCTGTCAGAGTTCAACCTGGGCTCAGACAAGCACACTTTCCTGTCCAAGCTAATAAAGAGCATCTTCTCCTCATACCTGGAGAGCTACATTGACATGGAGAGGGAATATCTCCGCACTCGAGGTGCAATGATTCTGCAGCGCTACTACGACTCCAAGAATCACCAGAAACGCCCAATCGGCACTGGCAG TATTCAAGAACTGAAGGAGCGGATCAGACAGCGCACCAACCTCCCTCTTGGCCCTATGATTGAAACCCACGGGGAGACCTTTCTGTCCCCAGAGCTTGTTGTCAACCTGCTGCAGGAGACACGCCATGCCTTTGAGAGATGCCACAGG CTTTCAGATCCTTCAGACCTGCCCAAGAATGCCTTTTCCATCTTCCTGCTGCTGGTTGACCATCTCTGCGTGGAACACATCGACTATGCCCTCGAGATCGGCCTCTCAG CAATTCCCTCATCAGATGCCAAGAATGCCAACCTGTACTTCCTGGACGTGGTTCAACAGGCGAACTCTATCTTCCACTTGTTTGACAAGCAGTTTAATGACCAGCTCATGCCTCTAATAAG CTCATCTCCAAAGTTGGCCGAGTGCCTGCACAAGAAGAAAGAGGTGATTGAACAGATGGAAGTGAAACTGGACACAGGAATCGACAG AACAATTAACTGCATGGTGGGACAAATGAAGCACATCTTGGCAACAGAGCAGAAAAAGACTGATTTCAGGCCCGAGGACGAGAACAATGTCATGATCCAGTACACGACA GCCTGCTCCAAGGTGTGCTCCTACGTCAGTCGGCAGGTGGAGCACGTGCGGAAGTCCATGGATGGGAAAAATGTGGACACGGTGCTGACGGAGTTGGGCGTTCGTTTCCACCGGCTCATCCACGAGCACCTACAGCAGTACAGCTACAGCTCGATGGGAGGCATGCTGGCCATCTGCGACGTGGCTGAATACCGACGATGCGCCAACGATTTCAAG GTCCCCCTGGTGCTGCAGCTCTTTGACACACTCCACGCCCTCTGTAACCTCCTGGTCGTCGCCCCTGACAACCTGAAGCAGGTCTGTTCAGGTGAGCAGCTCACCAATCTGGACCGAAACCTCCTGCACGCCTTCGTCCAGCTCAGAGTGGACTACCGTTCAGCCAGACTGGGCCGACACTTCAGTTAA